GCTGGCGCGGCGCATCGACGCTCTCGGTGCGACACCGTATTTATGAAGCGGAGTACTAAGGCGGGAAGACCCCGTCAGAAGAGCGGGGAGAAGATCCGGCAGGTGTCCTCGAGAAGCCGCACCGTTTTCGGTCGGCGCGAGAAGGCGGCCGGATCGAGCCGGCGGGAATGGGAGAGGTCCTCCTCATACGCCGACGCGAGCCGATCGATCTCCTTCGCTCCGTAGAGAAACACGCCGAGCTCGAAGTTGAGGAAGAAACTCCGGATGTCCACGTTCGACGACCCCACCACGCCGACGTCGTCGTCGATGATCAGCGTCTTGGAGTGGATGTTCGTGGGCTGGTACAGGGAGATCTTCACCCCCGCCAGCATCAGGTCGTCGAAGTAGGACCTTCCCGCCAGCCACACCATCCGCAGGTCCGATTTCTCCGGGACGATCAGGCGGACGTCGATCCCCCGCAGCGCGGCGTTTTCGAGTGCGGTCCCGATGGCGTCGTCGGGGACGAAATACGGCGTGGCGATCCAGATCCTCCTCCGGGCCGAGGTGAACGCCGTGAAGACCCCCTGGTAGATCGGGTGGAGTGCCCGGTCCGGGCCGGAGGTCACCACCTGGAGCGTCCCCGCCTGCGGCGGATCGACCTTCCGGGGGGGAAGAGAGGGGAACAGGTGTCCCGGAGGACCGGTCTCCTCCGTGGCGAACGCCCAGTCGTCGAGGAAGATCACCTGAAGGTCCCGGACCGCCGGTCCGCGGATCACCACGCCGATATCCCGCCATTGGGAATCCTCCCGCTTCGGGCCCATGTAGTGTTTCCCGATGTTCATCCCCCCGCAGAAGGCGGCCATCCCGTCGGTGACGAGGAGTTTCCGGTGATTGCGGAGGTGGGCCGACCACTTGCGGTGGAGAGGGAGCGCGGGAAGGAACTCCGCCACCTCCCCGCCCGCGCGCCGAAGCGGCCGGACGATTTGCCGCAGGGCGCGCCACGACCCCACCGCGTCCAGCAGGAGACGCACCCGGATGCCCGACTTCGCCCGGGCGGCGAGGGCGTGGATGAACCGCTTGCCGATGCGGTCGACGTCGAGGATGAAGAACTGGGCGTGGATATGGTCGCGCGCCTCCTCGATCAGGCCCAGGACCGCCCGGTACGCCTCGTCCCCCCGGTGGATGATGACGACCCGGTTCCCGGCCACCGGAGGGGGCGCACCCGCCCGGACAAGGACGCTGCCGCAGTCCGCCGCGATGGGGGAGGATAGATCCCCGGGCCGCACACGGTTCTCCACGGAGCTTTCGGCGGACCCGACCGCCCCGATCTTCGCCCGGATGTGACGCCGGATGCGCCGTTCTCCCACGAGGTAGTACAAGGGGATCCCGACCACGGGCAGGAGGGCGATGGAGAGCACCCACGCGACCGTCGCCGCGGGCTGGCGCCTTTCGAGAATGATGCGCGGGATGAGGATGAGGGCGAAGATGTACCCGACCGTGGAGAGGACGAGCGCGGCGATCCGCCAACCGTCGTACAAAAGTTTCTCCTCAAAACGGGGACGTTCTTAAACTTTTTAATGCCGATTTCATAGATCAGGGGCCGATCGATACTGATTCGGGTTAAAAAGTTTAAGAACGTCCCCATAGGGTAGAGCAATCAATGACGAGAGCCCCCGGGATCTTCCGATGTTTTCATTGATGGAGCCTCCCCCGACAACCTATAATACTTCCCTTACGCGCGGAGGGGTACCGAAGTGGCCGTAACGGGGTCGACTCGAAATCGACTTGGCGGTGCGAGCCGCCACGTGGGTTCGAATCCCACCCCCTCCGCCAGGATTTTTAACACCGGAGGATGAAGGGATTCGAACCGGAGCCGCCGCCGGATACAAGGGGACACTCCTTCAACGTGAAACTCGATCCAAGGAATGTCCCCGAAAAGCGCGAGCGAGGCGAGCGCGTCAGGCGGGTCCGCGGCCGGAAGGGCGATGGCGTGGACCGCCGAGCCCCAACGGTCGAATCCCACCCCCTCCGCCAGGATTTTTAACCCAGCCCATCGGGTGCGCGCCGGCGGCCAGGCCCGCCGCAACGGAAGGCGGCAAACTCCGTCAGGTCCGGAAGGAAGCAGCGGTAGCCGCACTCCTCCGTGTGCCGGCGATTCTCCTGGCCGCCGGCGGGCACCCGAAGGAAGCTTGGCCGGCCGGGCGGCCGCGCAAGGAGCGGACGGAAAGGTAGGCGAGGGAGGGACCATGGCGTACGAGGCGCTTTCGAGGAAGTGGCGCCCGAAGACGTTCGGCGAGGTTGTGGGGCAAGGGCACGTGACCCGCGCGCTCGCCAACGCCATCTCCCTGGGGAAGATCCACCACGCCTACCTGTTCGCGGGGACGCGGGGCGTGGGGAAGACCACCTTCGCGAGGATCCTCGCCCGCGCCCTGAACTGCGAGAAGGGGCCGACCTCCTCTCCCTGTCTCACCTGCCCCGCATGCGTCGAGATCCTCGCCGGCTCGAGCGTGGACGTCCAGGAGATCGACGGCGCGTCGAACACGGGAATCGACGACGTCCGGCGGCTCCGGGAGAACGCCGCCTATGCGCCGGCGCGCTCCCGCTACAAGATCTACATCATCGACGAAGTGCACATGCTGTCGAAGGCCGCCTTCAACGGCCTGCTCAAGACCCTGGAGGAGCCCCCCCCCCACGTCGTGTTCGTCCTGGCCACCACCGAGCCGAACCGGATCCCGGACACGATCCTCTCCCGGGTGCAGCGGTTCGATTTCCGCATGCTCACGGAGGAGGA
This sequence is a window from Candidatus Deferrimicrobiaceae bacterium. Protein-coding genes within it:
- the cls gene encoding cardiolipin synthase — protein: MYDGWRIAALVLSTVGYIFALILIPRIILERRQPAATVAWVLSIALLPVVGIPLYYLVGERRIRRHIRAKIGAVGSAESSVENRVRPGDLSSPIAADCGSVLVRAGAPPPVAGNRVVIIHRGDEAYRAVLGLIEEARDHIHAQFFILDVDRIGKRFIHALAARAKSGIRVRLLLDAVGSWRALRQIVRPLRRAGGEVAEFLPALPLHRKWSAHLRNHRKLLVTDGMAAFCGGMNIGKHYMGPKREDSQWRDIGVVIRGPAVRDLQVIFLDDWAFATEETGPPGHLFPSLPPRKVDPPQAGTLQVVTSGPDRALHPIYQGVFTAFTSARRRIWIATPYFVPDDAIGTALENAALRGIDVRLIVPEKSDLRMVWLAGRSYFDDLMLAGVKISLYQPTNIHSKTLIIDDDVGVVGSSNVDIRSFFLNFELGVFLYGAKEIDRLASAYEEDLSHSRRLDPAAFSRRPKTVRLLEDTCRIFSPLF